One part of the Microlunatus elymi genome encodes these proteins:
- a CDS encoding LacI family DNA-binding transcriptional regulator: MAPDRATPTIHDVAAAAEVSPATVSRALSRPQLVAEATVQRVLLAAGKLGYSPSPQARWLHTGKSNALTLVLPDITNPFFFDLIRGAQHEAAGAGYTQVLVDTEESADQERDQLIAARNASDGAVLGGSRLPGAALGELAAKFPLVLVNRQARGVPSVVIDTLPALTEAVDLLFRLGHRRIGYLGGPESAWFEPRRWQAIRTAAVDHGMSCRRLGSQPPTRAAGEAAAAEVAVTEETAVITYNDLQALGLLHGLEELGVSVPDQVSIVGCDDIFGADLTKPALTTVSGAAEQAGELATRALVDRLRTGEAPRRVNQVVPAKLIIRNSTGPSSVARRG; this comes from the coding sequence ATGGCGCCCGACCGCGCGACTCCGACCATCCACGACGTCGCGGCCGCAGCAGAGGTTTCACCGGCCACCGTGTCCCGTGCGTTGTCGCGTCCGCAACTGGTGGCCGAGGCCACCGTGCAGCGGGTGTTGCTGGCGGCCGGCAAGCTTGGCTACTCCCCCAGTCCGCAGGCGCGGTGGCTGCACACCGGCAAGTCCAACGCACTGACGCTGGTGCTGCCCGACATCACCAACCCGTTCTTCTTCGACCTGATCCGTGGCGCCCAGCACGAGGCGGCGGGGGCCGGCTACACCCAGGTGCTGGTCGACACCGAGGAGTCTGCGGACCAGGAGCGCGATCAGCTGATCGCCGCTCGGAACGCCTCCGACGGAGCGGTGCTCGGCGGCTCGCGGCTGCCCGGAGCGGCCCTGGGCGAGCTCGCGGCGAAGTTTCCGCTGGTGCTGGTGAACCGGCAGGCACGCGGGGTTCCGAGTGTCGTGATCGATACCCTGCCGGCGCTCACCGAGGCCGTGGATCTGCTGTTCCGGTTGGGACATCGGCGGATCGGCTATCTCGGCGGGCCGGAGTCGGCCTGGTTCGAGCCGCGCCGCTGGCAGGCGATCCGGACCGCCGCAGTTGATCATGGAATGAGTTGCCGGCGGTTGGGTTCGCAACCGCCGACCCGGGCGGCAGGCGAGGCAGCGGCCGCGGAGGTTGCGGTCACCGAGGAGACCGCAGTGATCACCTACAACGACCTGCAGGCCCTCGGATTGCTGCACGGCTTGGAAGAACTGGGGGTCTCGGTGCCCGACCAGGTGAGCATCGTCGGCTGCGACGACATCTTCGGAGCCGACCTGACCAAGCCCGCCCTGACCACGGTGTCCGGTGCCGCGGAGCAGGCGGGCGAACTCGCCACCCGGGCGCTGGTCGACCGGCTGCGTACCGGCGAGGCGCCCCGACGGGTGAACCAGGTCGTACCGGCGAAGTTGATCATCCGCAACTCCACCGGCCCCAGCTCGGTGGCTAGGCGAGGGTGA
- the arfA gene encoding arabinosylfuranosidase ArfA codes for MARARIAIDPAFEVGRIDRRLFGSFVEHLGRCVYDGIYEPGHPRADADGFRSDVLELVRELGVTTIRYPGGNFVSGYRWEDGVGPRDQRPTRLDLAWHSTETNQFGLHEFAAWAEQAGVEPMMAINLGTRGVLEAIDLLEYSNVPSGSALADQRIANGATDPFKIKMWCLGNEMDGPWQLGHRNADDYGKLASQTAKGLRQLDPSVELVACGSSSRAMPTFGSWERTVLRHTYEDVDFISCHAYYEEGEDDLDSFLASGVDMDRFIESVVAVADSVGAELKNDKRINISFDEWNVWYLRRDAEKNTIRGIDNWPQAPRILEDVYNLTDAVVVGDLLISLLNHADRVKAASLAQLVNVIAPIMTEPGGDVWRQTTFFPFAETARRAVSSALRLRVDSDTHDTAKYGVVNSIDAAATHDDQSGVTSLFLVNRDHQAASTVDVDLAGLSGATVQDAFVLADSDRLAANTKDDQNRVALAELTSYKIDNGTLTVELPPLSWAALTLA; via the coding sequence ATGGCACGCGCGCGGATTGCGATCGATCCGGCATTCGAGGTGGGACGGATCGACCGGCGCCTGTTCGGCTCTTTCGTGGAGCACCTCGGCCGATGTGTGTACGACGGGATCTACGAGCCCGGTCACCCGCGGGCCGATGCCGACGGCTTCCGGTCCGACGTGCTGGAGCTGGTCCGCGAGCTCGGAGTGACCACCATTCGCTACCCCGGTGGCAACTTCGTCTCGGGCTATCGCTGGGAGGACGGTGTCGGCCCGCGCGATCAGCGGCCGACCCGGCTCGATCTTGCCTGGCACTCGACCGAGACCAATCAGTTCGGCCTGCACGAATTCGCGGCCTGGGCCGAACAGGCGGGTGTCGAGCCGATGATGGCGATCAACCTCGGCACCCGAGGCGTGCTGGAGGCGATCGACCTGCTGGAGTACAGCAACGTGCCGTCCGGATCCGCGCTGGCCGATCAGCGGATCGCCAACGGGGCAACGGATCCCTTCAAGATCAAGATGTGGTGCCTGGGCAACGAGATGGACGGTCCGTGGCAGCTCGGTCACCGCAACGCCGACGACTACGGCAAGCTCGCATCCCAGACAGCCAAGGGATTGCGGCAGTTGGACCCGTCGGTCGAGTTGGTCGCCTGTGGCAGCTCCAGCCGGGCGATGCCGACCTTCGGCTCCTGGGAACGTACGGTGCTGCGGCACACCTACGAAGACGTCGACTTCATCTCCTGCCACGCCTACTACGAGGAGGGCGAAGATGATCTTGACAGCTTCCTCGCCTCCGGGGTGGACATGGACCGGTTCATCGAGTCGGTGGTGGCCGTCGCGGACAGCGTCGGCGCGGAGCTGAAGAACGACAAACGGATCAACATCAGCTTCGACGAGTGGAATGTCTGGTATCTGCGCCGGGACGCGGAGAAGAACACGATCCGCGGCATCGACAACTGGCCACAGGCGCCGCGCATCCTGGAGGACGTCTACAACCTCACCGACGCGGTCGTGGTCGGCGATCTGCTGATCTCGCTGCTCAATCACGCGGACCGGGTCAAGGCGGCCAGTCTGGCCCAGTTGGTGAACGTGATCGCTCCGATCATGACCGAGCCCGGCGGCGACGTTTGGCGGCAGACCACCTTCTTCCCGTTCGCCGAGACCGCTCGCCGGGCGGTCAGTTCGGCGCTGCGGCTGCGGGTCGACTCCGACACCCACGACACCGCCAAGTACGGCGTGGTCAACAGCATCGATGCGGCCGCCACCCACGATGATCAGTCCGGTGTGACCAGCCTGTTCCTGGTCAACCGTGATCATCAGGCCGCCAGCACCGTCGACGTTGATCTTGCCGGACTGTCCGGTGCGACCGTTCAGGATGCCTTTGTGCTGGCCGATTCCGACAGGTTGGCCGCCAACACCAAGGATGATCAGAATCGAGTCGCCCTGGCCGAGCTGACCTCGTACAAGATCGACAACGGCACCCTGACCGTCGAGCTCCCGCCGCTGTCCTGGGCCGCCCTCACCCTCGCCTAG
- a CDS encoding Gfo/Idh/MocA family protein — protein sequence MTSQPVRFAAVGLDHAHIFGQIAGLLDAGCELVGLATDDPDASVAKQVREKYPDARVFDNPGDLIEADGIDLITTAAVPDRRGPIAVQAMQAGKDVVTDKPGCISLDQLEEIKKTVAETGRFWSVTFSERFGVKCVTKAGELVRQGRIGKVVQTLGLGPHRIGDRAHLAGGAGRPEWFYDKSRYGGILADIASHQIDQFLWFTGSTQGEVVSSTVGNFANPDTPGLQDFGEILLRSESAQGYIRVDWYTPQGLPTWGDGRLMILGTEGYIEMRKYVDIAGRDGGNHLFLVDQEGTQYVDSSDVELSYYADVVNDVRNRTETAAPQEHTFETMRLALVAQQNATLRGAAQ from the coding sequence ATGACCTCGCAGCCTGTCCGCTTTGCCGCGGTCGGACTTGATCATGCCCACATCTTCGGCCAGATCGCCGGCCTTCTCGACGCGGGCTGTGAACTGGTCGGTCTGGCTACCGACGACCCGGATGCGTCGGTGGCCAAGCAGGTCAGGGAAAAGTACCCGGACGCGCGCGTCTTCGACAATCCCGGCGACCTGATCGAGGCCGACGGGATCGATCTGATCACCACCGCTGCGGTACCCGACCGGCGCGGCCCGATCGCCGTCCAGGCGATGCAGGCCGGCAAGGACGTCGTCACCGACAAACCCGGCTGCATCAGTCTTGATCAACTCGAGGAGATCAAGAAGACCGTCGCCGAGACCGGCCGGTTCTGGTCGGTCACCTTCTCCGAGCGGTTCGGGGTCAAGTGCGTCACCAAGGCCGGCGAGTTGGTCCGGCAAGGGCGCATCGGCAAGGTGGTGCAGACCCTCGGACTCGGCCCACACCGGATCGGCGACCGGGCCCACCTGGCCGGCGGCGCCGGACGACCGGAGTGGTTCTACGACAAATCCCGCTACGGCGGCATCCTGGCCGACATCGCCTCCCACCAGATCGATCAGTTCCTCTGGTTCACCGGCTCGACCCAGGGTGAGGTGGTCAGCAGCACGGTCGGCAATTTCGCCAACCCGGACACCCCAGGTCTGCAGGACTTCGGCGAGATCCTGCTGCGTAGCGAGAGCGCGCAGGGTTACATCCGGGTCGACTGGTACACCCCGCAGGGTTTGCCGACCTGGGGTGACGGCCGATTGATGATCTTGGGCACCGAGGGCTACATCGAGATGCGCAAGTACGTCGACATCGCCGGCCGCGACGGCGGCAACCACCTCTTCCTTGTTGACCAAGAAGGCACCCAGTACGTCGACTCCTCGGACGTCGAGCTGAGCTACTACGCCGACGTGGTCAACGACGTACGCAATCGGACCGAGACGGCGGCCCCGCAGGAACACACCTTCGAGACCATGCGGCTGGCCCTGGTGGCCCAGCAGAACGCCACCCTGCGCGGCGCTGCCCAGTGA
- a CDS encoding phosphotransferase family protein — translation MTPDQLTYDDVADFLVDRIGEVRDLEPLTGGAWSSAWAYRCGDEELVVRFGNERTWYEADRTAMGFAGTDLPVPEVREVGSTPSGGAYAISVRHHGEFLEDTPVERGATVGPTLTRLLVALFRIRADAQAPVMWHQGGPPAASWRDFLLAGLRDDPGKIVHGWGAMLAADPKLGPLGAAATARVTELVDACPERRDLVHGDLLHGNVLVSPDSRQVEAVLSWKCSVRGDFLYDAAWCTFWSPWHPGIAAADPLTRLLQDAAIRADPAALVDAAERHHCYELQIGYSHLGWNIWTDNRQALKETADRLAEVLERGPVRLQM, via the coding sequence GTGACGCCCGACCAACTGACGTACGACGATGTCGCCGACTTCCTGGTCGACCGGATCGGCGAGGTTCGTGATCTTGAACCGTTGACCGGTGGCGCCTGGTCCTCGGCCTGGGCCTACCGGTGCGGTGACGAGGAACTCGTCGTCCGATTCGGCAACGAGCGGACCTGGTACGAGGCCGACCGGACGGCAATGGGGTTCGCCGGAACGGATCTGCCGGTGCCCGAGGTTCGCGAGGTCGGCAGCACTCCGTCCGGCGGCGCGTACGCGATCTCGGTCCGCCACCACGGGGAGTTCCTGGAGGACACTCCGGTCGAGCGTGGCGCCACGGTCGGGCCGACGCTGACCCGCTTGCTGGTGGCGCTGTTCCGGATCCGGGCGGACGCGCAGGCGCCGGTGATGTGGCATCAGGGCGGCCCGCCGGCCGCGAGCTGGCGCGACTTCCTGCTGGCCGGGCTGCGCGACGATCCCGGAAAGATCGTGCACGGATGGGGTGCGATGCTCGCGGCTGACCCGAAACTCGGGCCGTTGGGCGCTGCCGCCACGGCTCGGGTGACAGAGCTGGTGGATGCGTGCCCGGAGCGCCGCGATCTGGTCCACGGCGACCTGTTGCACGGCAACGTGCTGGTCAGTCCGGACAGCCGCCAGGTCGAGGCGGTGCTGTCGTGGAAATGCTCGGTCCGCGGCGATTTCCTGTACGACGCCGCCTGGTGCACCTTCTGGTCGCCCTGGCACCCGGGCATCGCGGCCGCCGACCCGCTGACCCGGCTGCTCCAGGATGCGGCAATCCGCGCAGATCCGGCGGCCCTGGTCGATGCCGCCGAACGCCACCACTGCTACGAACTCCAGATCGGCTACAGCCACCTGGGCTGGAACATCTGGACCGACAACCGCCAAGCCCTGAAGGAAACCGCCGATCGTCTGGCCGAGGTTCTCGAGCGCGGCCCAGTCCGGTTGCAAATGTGA
- a CDS encoding mechanosensitive ion channel family protein, translated as MSFSHLMYALVLAAIAVAGTLLGVTAVTLVLRVRRQKWPRAWRGWARLRRPFALALCSVLVFVIAQSALPKGDWEDAVRHVTLMLAIAGVVWLAATILLYALAASEERLLERYSVDRDRRRAQTRFRLTRRLITVGFVIVGIGLVLLTFPAVNVLGAGVLASAGVLGVVFGIAAQSSLGNVFAGIQLAFSDAIRLDDLVVVEDESGRIEDITLTYVVVRIWDERRLILPSAYFITTPFTNSTRTGTELNGTVTFELDWRADIDGMRSRLDELLHNTPLWDGRSKSLQVTESIGDRLTVRIVASAGDSGDLFDLQCLIRETLVRWLREHNPEGLPVQRILRTDNSDVSAGEGATAHPDADKSV; from the coding sequence ATGTCGTTCTCCCATCTGATGTACGCGCTGGTGCTGGCGGCGATCGCGGTGGCCGGAACACTCCTCGGCGTCACCGCGGTGACCCTCGTGCTGCGCGTCCGACGTCAGAAGTGGCCGCGCGCCTGGCGCGGCTGGGCACGGCTGCGCAGACCGTTCGCGCTGGCGCTGTGCTCGGTGTTGGTCTTCGTGATCGCGCAGTCCGCACTCCCCAAGGGCGACTGGGAAGACGCCGTCCGGCACGTCACGCTGATGCTGGCGATCGCCGGAGTCGTCTGGCTGGCCGCGACGATTCTGCTGTACGCCCTCGCGGCAAGCGAGGAGCGACTGCTGGAGCGCTACAGCGTCGACCGGGACCGCCGCCGCGCGCAGACCAGATTCCGGCTGACCCGCCGGTTGATCACGGTCGGGTTCGTCATCGTCGGCATCGGCTTGGTGTTGCTGACCTTCCCCGCGGTGAATGTTCTCGGAGCCGGCGTGTTGGCATCGGCCGGAGTTCTGGGTGTGGTCTTCGGCATCGCCGCGCAATCCAGCCTCGGCAACGTCTTCGCCGGCATCCAACTGGCCTTCTCGGATGCGATTCGCCTCGATGACCTGGTGGTGGTGGAGGACGAGTCGGGTCGGATCGAGGACATCACGCTGACCTACGTGGTGGTCCGGATCTGGGATGAGCGACGGCTGATCCTGCCGTCCGCGTACTTCATCACCACCCCGTTCACCAACTCGACCCGGACCGGAACCGAGTTGAACGGAACGGTGACCTTCGAGCTGGACTGGCGGGCCGACATCGACGGCATGCGATCACGGCTGGACGAACTACTGCACAACACTCCGTTGTGGGACGGCCGCTCGAAATCGTTGCAGGTAACGGAATCGATCGGTGATCGGCTCACCGTGCGGATCGTCGCCTCGGCCGGCGATTCGGGTGACCTGTTCGACCTGCAGTGCTTGATCCGCGAGACGCTGGTGCGGTGGCTGCGCGAACACAACCCCGAAGGACTTCCCGTGCAACGGATCCTTCGCACCGACAACTCCGACGTGTCAGCGGGAGAAGGCGCTACAGCGCATCCTGACGCTGACAAGTCGGTGTGA
- a CDS encoding SDR family oxidoreductase, whose product MAVATPFDLTGRTALITGGARGLGRGMTEGLLDAGADVISVQRGSVPDSVEQHAVAAGRRLTSLRVDLSNRQQIADRVAPLLAEQQVDILINNAGLQHREDSVDFALDAFDRVLDVNLRAAFQLSQLVARPMLERGYGKIINIASMVSFSGGYRVPAYAASKGAIAQLTKALCNEWAGRGINVNAIAPGYMDTEMNEALIADQQRNSEITARIPAGRWGTGGDLAGAAVFLASAASDYVHGAIIPVDGGWLAR is encoded by the coding sequence ATGGCTGTTGCCACACCGTTCGATCTGACTGGACGAACCGCGCTGATCACCGGCGGTGCCCGGGGCCTGGGCCGCGGCATGACGGAAGGGCTGCTTGACGCCGGCGCCGACGTGATCAGCGTGCAGCGCGGGAGTGTTCCGGACTCCGTGGAGCAGCACGCGGTCGCAGCCGGTCGCCGGCTGACCTCGCTGCGAGTCGACCTGAGCAACCGGCAGCAGATCGCCGACCGGGTGGCGCCGCTGCTGGCCGAGCAGCAGGTGGACATCTTGATCAACAACGCCGGACTGCAGCACCGCGAGGACTCCGTCGACTTCGCACTGGATGCCTTCGACCGGGTGCTCGACGTGAACCTGCGGGCGGCTTTCCAGCTCAGTCAGCTGGTCGCCCGGCCGATGCTCGAGCGCGGCTACGGCAAGATCATCAACATCGCGTCCATGGTCAGCTTCTCCGGCGGCTATCGGGTGCCGGCCTACGCGGCCAGCAAGGGCGCGATTGCCCAACTGACCAAGGCTTTGTGCAACGAATGGGCGGGGCGCGGGATCAACGTGAACGCGATCGCGCCCGGCTACATGGACACCGAGATGAATGAGGCGCTGATCGCCGATCAGCAGCGCAACAGCGAGATCACCGCGCGGATCCCGGCGGGTCGTTGGGGCACCGGCGGCGACCTCGCGGGCGCGGCGGTGTTCCTGGCTTCAGCGGCCAGCGACTACGTCCACGGTGCGATCATCCCGGTCGACGGCGGCTGGTTGGCGCGCTGA